The following coding sequences are from one Mycobacterium bourgelatii window:
- the ag85B gene encoding diacylglycerol acyltransferase/mycolyltransferase Ag85B yields MTDVSGKIRAWGRRLLVGAAAAATLPGLVGLAGGTATSGAFSRPGLPVEYLQVPSASMGRSIKVQFQSGGDNSPAVYLLDGLRAQEDYNGWDINTPAFEWYYQSGLSVVMPVGGQSSFYSDWYSPACGKAGCSTYKWETFLTSELPAYLASNRSVKPTGSAAVGISMAGSSALILAVYHPAQFVYAGSLSALLDPSQGMGPSLIGLAMGDAGGYKASDMWGPSSDPAWQRNDPSLHIPELVGNNTRLWVYCGNGKPSELGGANLPAEFLENFVRSSNIKFQDAYNAAGGHNAVFNFQNDGTHSWEYWGAQLNAMKGDLQGALGARA; encoded by the coding sequence ATGACAGACGTGAGCGGGAAGATACGGGCTTGGGGACGCCGGCTTCTAGTCGGCGCGGCTGCGGCCGCCACCCTTCCTGGCCTGGTCGGACTCGCCGGCGGAACGGCGACCTCGGGAGCATTTTCCCGGCCAGGATTGCCGGTTGAGTACCTGCAGGTGCCGTCGGCGTCAATGGGCCGCAGTATTAAGGTCCAATTCCAGAGCGGCGGCGACAATTCACCGGCCGTTTACCTACTCGACGGATTGCGCGCTCAGGAGGACTACAACGGCTGGGACATTAATACTCCCGCCTTCGAGTGGTACTACCAGTCCGGGCTGTCGGTCGTCATGCCTGTCGGCGGGCAATCCAGCTTCTACAGCGACTGGTACAGCCCGGCTTGCGGTAAGGCCGGCTGCAGCACGTACAAGTGGGAGACCTTCCTGACCAGCGAGCTGCCCGCCTATCTGGCGAGCAATAGGAGCGTCAAGCCGACCGGCAGCGCCGCGGTGGGTATTTCCATGGCCGGTTCGTCTGCGCTGATCCTGGCTGTCTACCACCCCGCCCAGTTCGTCTACGCCGGGTCGCTGTCGGCCCTGTTGGACCCGTCGCAGGGCATGGGCCCGTCGTTGATCGGTCTGGCCATGGGTGACGCCGGTGGCTACAAGGCCTCCGACATGTGGGGACCGTCGAGTGACCCCGCGTGGCAGCGCAACGACCCGTCGCTGCACATTCCGGAGCTGGTCGGCAACAACACCCGCCTGTGGGTGTACTGCGGCAACGGCAAGCCCTCGGAGCTGGGTGGCGCCAACCTGCCCGCCGAGTTCCTGGAGAACTTCGTGCGTAGCAGCAACATCAAGTTCCAGGACGCCTACAACGCGGCCGGCGGCCACAACGCCGTGTTCAACTTCCAGAACGACGGCACGCACAGCTGGGAGTACTGGGGCGCACAGCTCAACGCCATGAAGGGTGACCT
- a CDS encoding DUF7159 family protein: MDTVLGLSVTPTALGWVLAEGHGADGTIVDHQEIALDAGGGVRAVSTAEQVAAEVLRASAVAAESGHRLRVVGVTWNDEAAAQAALLLEALTDAGFDNVVPVRMLDAVETLAQAIAPVIGYERTAVCILEQDWATVAMVDTHDGAVQTAVKHVRGGFDGLSSWLTGMFDRSAWRPAGVVVVGSDDDVAEFSWQLEKALPVPVFAQTMAQVTIARGAALAAAQSTEFTDEGLAANTVEPVVEPARSRSLTYAGAATTLAAAAVTFVASVSLAIGLQLFPERDSGPADHRAHEPKPPVAEAVASTPPPAPQHAEPSPVPAAVSQPPVTQEPIRLAADEQAEEPAPDEQPSGVLSQTDPNNPLQLTRVLDHIPGTQGDLTESPPE, from the coding sequence TTGGATACGGTACTAGGGCTATCAGTAACGCCGACGGCCCTCGGGTGGGTTCTCGCTGAAGGACATGGCGCGGACGGCACCATCGTTGACCATCAGGAGATAGCACTCGACGCAGGCGGCGGCGTTCGGGCCGTAAGCACCGCAGAGCAGGTCGCGGCGGAGGTCTTGCGGGCCAGCGCGGTGGCCGCCGAGTCCGGCCACCGGCTCCGTGTCGTCGGCGTGACGTGGAACGACGAAGCAGCAGCCCAGGCCGCGCTACTACTTGAGGCATTGACCGACGCCGGTTTCGACAACGTCGTGCCGGTTCGGATGCTCGATGCCGTCGAGACCCTGGCCCAGGCCATAGCTCCCGTCATCGGCTACGAGCGCACCGCGGTGTGCATTCTCGAACAGGATTGGGCGACCGTGGCAATGGTCGACACCCATGACGGAGCTGTCCAGACGGCGGTTAAGCATGTGCGCGGGGGATTCGACGGTTTGAGCTCCTGGCTCACTGGGATGTTCGACCGAAGCGCATGGCGCCCGGCGGGCGTCGTGGTGGTGGGTTCCGATGACGACGTCGCCGAATTCTCCTGGCAATTGGAAAAGGCGCTGCCGGTTCCCGTCTTTGCGCAAACCATGGCCCAAGTGACGATCGCCCGGGGCGCCGCATTGGCCGCGGCTCAGAGCACCGAGTTCACCGACGAGGGCCTGGCGGCCAACACCGTCGAGCCCGTGGTCGAGCCCGCGCGGTCCCGTTCGCTGACCTACGCCGGCGCCGCGACGACGCTGGCCGCCGCCGCGGTGACCTTCGTGGCGTCGGTGTCGCTGGCGATCGGCTTGCAGCTGTTCCCCGAGAGAGATAGCGGGCCCGCTGACCACCGGGCGCACGAGCCCAAGCCTCCCGTCGCGGAGGCCGTGGCGTCCACACCGCCTCCGGCGCCCCAGCATGCCGAGCCGTCGCCGGTTCCAGCAGCTGTGTCCCAGCCCCCGGTAACGCAGGAACCGATCCGCCTCGCCGCCGATGAGCAGGCCGAGGAGCCGGCTCCGGACGAACAGCCGAGCGGCGTGTTGTCGCAAACGGATCCAAACAACCCGCTCCAGTTGACCAGGGTGCTCGACCACATCCCGGGGACTCAGGGCGACTTGACCGAGAGCCCTCCCGAGTAG
- a CDS encoding YceI family protein yields MWTLDASDGELTVRTGVTGPAARMGHRLTILMTRWQATATWVDGTPTAAELAVEVDSMEVQSGEGGVKVLSGPEKSLVRSNALRSLNAGRFPEIRFVADAVDETEGGYRLTGVLSIRGKSREHVIDLRTEDLGESWRMSAASTVRQSDYGIKPYSMMMGAMQVADEVTVSFEAVRAKTADYSGGLSVKSP; encoded by the coding sequence CTGTGGACCCTGGACGCCTCTGATGGCGAGTTAACCGTTCGGACGGGGGTGACCGGACCGGCCGCACGAATGGGCCATCGGCTCACCATCCTGATGACCCGCTGGCAAGCGACGGCGACATGGGTGGACGGCACTCCCACCGCTGCGGAGCTTGCGGTAGAGGTGGATTCGATGGAGGTCCAGAGTGGCGAGGGTGGCGTCAAAGTGCTGTCCGGACCCGAGAAGTCGCTAGTGCGCTCGAATGCGCTGCGGTCGCTGAACGCCGGACGGTTTCCCGAAATCCGCTTTGTCGCGGATGCCGTCGACGAGACAGAGGGCGGCTACCGATTGACCGGCGTCCTGAGCATCCGGGGCAAGTCGCGTGAACACGTAATCGACTTGCGCACAGAGGATTTGGGCGAATCGTGGCGCATGTCGGCGGCGTCCACCGTCCGTCAGTCCGACTACGGCATCAAGCCCTATTCGATGATGATGGGCGCCATGCAAGTGGCCGACGAGGTGACTGTGTCCTTTGAAGCGGTACGGGCCAAGACCGCCGACTACTCGGGAGGGCTCTCGGTCAAGTCGCCCTGA
- a CDS encoding alcohol dehydrogenase catalytic domain-containing protein codes for MATHRAFHVPSAGAPLEPAEVDTTPPGRDEVRIAVTACGVCGTDNHLANGGFPNMSWPVTLGHEIAGTVAELGEGVEDFAVGDRVALGWFGGHCNSCDQCRKGVFIHCANMKVPSWQYPGGYAESVVAPANALARIPAELSDVEAAPMGCAGVTTYNALRHTRALPGDRVAVLGVGGLGHLGVQFSRAMGFETIAIARGAAKAEDARKLGAHHYIDSTSGDVSAALSALGGVSVVLATAGNSAAMGDTVGGILPQGELVVIGVSPDPLPISPAQLIMGGLTVTGHPSGTAKDVEDTMQFAVLSGVRAWIEELPLSQAPDGYAAMQQGRAHYRTVLTV; via the coding sequence ATGGCCACTCATCGAGCATTCCACGTACCGTCCGCCGGCGCCCCGTTGGAGCCGGCTGAGGTCGACACGACGCCACCGGGTCGCGACGAGGTGCGCATAGCGGTAACGGCGTGCGGCGTCTGCGGCACCGACAATCACCTTGCCAACGGCGGGTTCCCGAACATGTCGTGGCCAGTGACGCTGGGACACGAAATTGCCGGAACCGTAGCCGAACTCGGCGAGGGTGTCGAGGATTTCGCGGTCGGTGACCGGGTCGCATTGGGGTGGTTCGGCGGGCACTGTAACAGTTGCGACCAATGCCGCAAGGGGGTCTTCATCCACTGCGCGAACATGAAGGTCCCGAGCTGGCAGTACCCGGGCGGCTACGCCGAATCCGTTGTCGCACCGGCCAATGCGCTGGCACGGATACCGGCTGAGCTTTCCGACGTCGAGGCGGCCCCGATGGGGTGTGCGGGCGTCACCACGTACAACGCGTTGCGCCACACCCGGGCGTTGCCTGGCGACCGGGTCGCTGTTCTCGGGGTTGGCGGTCTGGGTCACCTCGGGGTGCAGTTCTCCCGAGCCATGGGCTTCGAGACCATCGCGATCGCGCGCGGTGCCGCCAAGGCCGAGGATGCCCGCAAGCTGGGCGCCCACCATTACATCGACTCGACCAGTGGCGACGTCTCCGCAGCGCTGAGTGCCCTGGGCGGTGTCAGCGTCGTGCTGGCCACCGCCGGAAACTCGGCGGCCATGGGCGACACGGTGGGAGGCATACTGCCGCAAGGCGAACTCGTCGTCATCGGTGTCAGCCCGGACCCGCTTCCGATCAGTCCGGCCCAGCTGATCATGGGCGGTCTGACCGTCACCGGGCACCCCTCCGGTACGGCGAAAGATGTTGAAGACACAATGCAATTCGCCGTCTTGTCGGGCGTTAGGGCGTGGATCGAAGAGCTGCCGTTGTCGCAGGCGCCCGACGGTTATGCGGCGATGCAGCAGGGACGGGCACACTACCGGACCGTCCTCACGGTCTGA
- a CDS encoding cytochrome P450 codes for MNSGAEQTTKPGPNLPPGFDFTDPDIHAERLPVEELAELRRTAPIWWNEQPIGVGGFDDGGFWVVTKHKDVKEISRRSDVFSSLEKTALPRYKDGTVGEQIERGKFVLLNQDAPHHTRLRKIISRGFTPRAVERLRDELAQRARRIVEGAAAQGSGDFVEQVSCELPLQAIAGLLGVPQEDRMKLFHWSNQMVGDQDPEFASNDAMTASVELIMYAMQMAADRAQNPGEDIVTKLVQADVDGHKLSDDEFGFFVILLAVAGNETTRNSITQGMMAFTDFPDQWELYKKERPATTADEIVRWATPVTSFQRTALEDYELSGVRIKKGQRVVMVYRSANFDEEVFEDPFRFNILRDPNPHVGFGGTGAHYCIGANLARMTIDLMFNAIADVMPDLEPIGKPERLRSGWLNGIKHWQVNYHADGAKCPVAH; via the coding sequence GTGAACTCAGGTGCCGAGCAGACGACCAAGCCAGGTCCGAACCTGCCTCCGGGCTTCGACTTCACCGACCCGGACATCCACGCCGAGCGCCTGCCCGTCGAAGAGCTTGCCGAGTTGCGCCGAACCGCTCCCATCTGGTGGAACGAGCAGCCAATCGGGGTCGGCGGTTTCGACGACGGCGGGTTCTGGGTGGTCACCAAGCACAAGGACGTCAAAGAGATATCGCGGCGCAGCGACGTCTTCTCCAGTCTGGAGAAGACCGCCCTGCCGCGCTACAAGGACGGCACGGTCGGCGAGCAGATCGAGCGGGGCAAGTTCGTTCTGCTCAACCAGGACGCGCCACACCACACCCGACTGCGCAAGATCATCTCCCGCGGCTTCACACCGCGAGCCGTCGAGCGCCTCCGCGACGAGCTGGCGCAGCGGGCTCGCCGCATCGTCGAGGGCGCCGCGGCACAAGGGTCGGGCGACTTCGTCGAGCAGGTGTCCTGCGAACTTCCCCTACAGGCAATCGCGGGGCTACTGGGCGTGCCGCAGGAAGACCGGATGAAGCTGTTCCACTGGTCCAACCAGATGGTGGGCGACCAGGATCCGGAATTCGCCAGCAACGACGCCATGACCGCTTCGGTCGAACTCATCATGTACGCCATGCAGATGGCAGCCGATCGGGCGCAGAACCCGGGCGAAGACATCGTCACCAAACTGGTCCAAGCCGACGTCGACGGACACAAACTCTCCGACGACGAGTTCGGCTTCTTCGTCATCCTGCTGGCGGTCGCGGGCAACGAGACCACCCGCAACTCCATCACGCAAGGCATGATGGCCTTCACCGACTTCCCCGACCAGTGGGAGCTGTACAAGAAGGAACGGCCCGCGACCACCGCCGACGAGATCGTGCGATGGGCGACACCGGTCACGTCGTTCCAACGCACCGCCCTCGAGGATTACGAATTGTCAGGGGTGCGAATCAAGAAGGGCCAGCGCGTCGTGATGGTCTACCGCTCGGCCAACTTCGACGAAGAGGTGTTCGAGGATCCCTTCCGCTTCAACATCCTGCGTGATCCCAACCCGCACGTCGGATTTGGCGGTACCGGTGCGCACTACTGCATCGGTGCCAATCTGGCCCGGATGACGATCGACCTGATGTTCAACGCCATCGCCGACGTCATGCCGGACCTGGAACCGATCGGCAAACCCGAGCGCCTGCGGTCGGGCTGGCTCAACGGAATCAAGCACTGGCAGGTCAACTACCACGCTGACGGAGCGAAATGCCCTGTCGCCCATTAA
- a CDS encoding Rv1893 family protein, producing MGFEPKDAVDALRDIATNTVEKASDIVENASHIIRGDIAGGASGIVQNSIEIGTYAVERVKEAVTGRDDDIDDLGAD from the coding sequence ATGGGTTTTGAACCCAAGGACGCCGTCGACGCGCTCCGCGACATCGCTACCAACACGGTCGAAAAGGCTTCCGACATCGTCGAAAACGCCAGCCACATCATCCGCGGCGACATCGCCGGAGGCGCCAGCGGCATCGTCCAGAACTCCATCGAGATCGGCACCTACGCCGTCGAACGGGTCAAAGAGGCCGTCACCGGCCGCGATGACGACATCGACGACTTAGGCGCCGACTAG
- a CDS encoding nitronate monooxygenase, with amino-acid sequence MHTALCDKLGIEFPIFAFTHCRDVVVAVSKAGGFGVLGAVGFTPEQLEIELKWIDENIGDHPYGVDIVIPNKYEGMDSHQSAEELANTLRSMVPQEHLDFAKKILADHGVPVEDSDSDSLQLLGWTEATATPQVEVALQHPKVTMIANALGTPPADMIKHIHDEGRIVAALCGSPRQARKHADAGVDIIIAQGGEAGGHCGEVGSIVLWPQVVKEVAPIPVLGAGGIGSGQQIAAALALGCQGAWTGSQWLMVEESSNTPVQQAAYIKADSRDTVRSRSFTGKPARMLRNDWTEAWEQPDNPKPLGMPLQYMVSGMAVRATNRYPNESVDVAFNPVGQVVGQFQKVEKSAAVIERWVQEYLEATGRLNELNEAAGV; translated from the coding sequence ATGCACACCGCGCTATGCGACAAACTCGGCATCGAGTTTCCCATTTTCGCTTTCACCCACTGCCGTGACGTGGTCGTGGCGGTGAGCAAAGCCGGTGGTTTCGGCGTGCTCGGCGCCGTCGGGTTCACTCCCGAGCAACTGGAGATCGAACTCAAGTGGATCGACGAGAACATCGGCGACCACCCCTACGGCGTCGACATAGTCATCCCGAACAAGTACGAGGGGATGGACTCGCACCAGTCGGCTGAGGAACTTGCCAACACCTTGCGGTCGATGGTGCCGCAGGAACACCTGGACTTCGCGAAGAAGATCCTCGCCGACCATGGCGTTCCGGTCGAGGACAGCGACTCCGACAGCCTGCAGTTGCTGGGCTGGACCGAAGCGACGGCCACCCCGCAGGTGGAAGTGGCGCTCCAGCACCCGAAGGTGACGATGATCGCCAACGCGCTGGGCACTCCCCCGGCGGACATGATCAAGCACATTCACGATGAGGGCCGAATCGTGGCCGCGTTGTGTGGTTCTCCTCGTCAGGCACGCAAGCACGCCGACGCCGGGGTCGACATCATCATCGCCCAGGGTGGCGAGGCCGGCGGGCACTGCGGTGAAGTGGGCTCGATCGTGTTGTGGCCCCAGGTCGTCAAGGAGGTGGCCCCCATTCCGGTCCTGGGTGCAGGCGGGATTGGCAGCGGCCAGCAGATCGCCGCTGCGCTGGCGCTTGGCTGCCAGGGCGCCTGGACCGGCTCCCAGTGGCTGATGGTCGAGGAGTCTTCGAACACCCCTGTTCAGCAGGCCGCGTACATAAAGGCCGACAGCCGCGACACCGTCCGCAGCCGCTCGTTCACCGGCAAGCCGGCCCGGATGCTGCGTAACGACTGGACCGAGGCGTGGGAGCAGCCCGACAACCCGAAGCCGCTCGGCATGCCGCTGCAATACATGGTTTCCGGCATGGCAGTGCGCGCCACCAACCGCTACCCGAACGAATCCGTCGACGTGGCGTTCAACCCGGTCGGCCAGGTGGTCGGTCAGTTCCAGAAGGTGGAAAAGTCTGCCGCCGTGATCGAGCGCTGGGTGCAGGAGTACCTGGAGGCGACCGGCCGGTTGAACGAGCTCAATGAGGCGGCCGGCGTTTAA
- a CDS encoding flavin-containing monooxygenase: MRSPYSGLPFTTPDSEIAAALEDVSVPTLLLSLVHITGDRRFIQDFKPMGLFLNEVQGFMSEEDKARARAEALKVIADYRDRGCPEPAPLSIELIREMMDWAACEHVPDEYLSLLLEEMDLEGADPRRPAALPAEKAAEFPVLVIGCGESGILAGIRLKQANIPFTIVEKNAGPGGTWWENRYPGARVDVANHFYCYSFEPNNDWTHFFAEQPELQDYFTRVMDKHGLAERVRWNTEVLAAAWDDDNGVWRVSLRSADGQVSTVLARAVVTAVGQLNRPHIPEFDGADTFSGPAFHSAAWDHSVDLTGKRVALIGAGASGFQIAPAIAPHVEHLTVFQRTAQWMFPNPMYHDRVGDGVRWAMPHLPFYGRWYRFLLLWPGADKGLDAARADPNYADPDYAVSDINAVARMMFSQWITSQVNDDELLGKVMPDYPATGKRTLQDNGSWLQTLQRDNVELVRTPIQRITPHGVVTEDGSAHDVDVIVYATGFRHTDVLWPLKITGRNGIDLRDKWGRRPYAYLGVTVPEFPNLFLLYGPGTHLAHGGSLIFQSELQMRYINLCLERLAGEGMHSLEPTSDAAEEWHQRTQAEIKQMVWSHPAVKHSYFKNPDGEIHTVSPWRLPDYWSAVRTPDWSNFILRQRK; the protein is encoded by the coding sequence ATGCGCAGCCCTTACTCCGGTCTGCCGTTCACCACGCCCGACTCCGAGATCGCCGCAGCCCTGGAAGACGTCAGTGTCCCGACGCTGCTTCTGTCACTGGTACACATCACCGGCGACCGCCGATTCATCCAGGACTTCAAACCGATGGGGCTGTTCCTCAACGAAGTCCAAGGCTTCATGTCAGAGGAGGACAAGGCCCGCGCCCGGGCAGAGGCGCTCAAGGTCATCGCCGACTACCGGGACCGAGGCTGCCCCGAGCCTGCGCCGCTGAGCATCGAGCTCATCCGGGAGATGATGGATTGGGCCGCCTGCGAACACGTGCCTGACGAATACCTGTCGCTGCTTCTGGAAGAGATGGATCTCGAGGGGGCCGACCCGCGACGTCCGGCGGCACTGCCCGCCGAGAAAGCGGCGGAGTTCCCGGTACTGGTGATCGGCTGCGGTGAGTCCGGGATTCTGGCCGGAATCCGGTTGAAACAAGCCAACATTCCCTTCACCATCGTGGAGAAGAATGCCGGGCCCGGCGGAACCTGGTGGGAGAACCGCTATCCCGGTGCCCGCGTCGATGTGGCCAATCATTTCTACTGCTACAGCTTCGAACCCAACAACGACTGGACGCACTTCTTCGCCGAACAACCCGAGCTGCAGGACTACTTCACCCGCGTCATGGACAAGCACGGCCTGGCCGAGCGAGTGCGGTGGAACACCGAGGTCCTCGCCGCGGCATGGGACGACGACAACGGTGTCTGGCGGGTTTCGTTGCGCTCGGCCGACGGCCAGGTGAGCACCGTGCTTGCCCGGGCTGTCGTCACGGCCGTCGGTCAGTTGAATCGGCCGCACATCCCCGAATTCGACGGCGCGGACACCTTTTCCGGGCCCGCATTTCACTCTGCAGCCTGGGATCACAGCGTCGACCTGACCGGCAAGCGCGTAGCACTGATCGGGGCCGGCGCCAGCGGCTTTCAGATCGCACCCGCGATCGCGCCGCACGTCGAGCACCTCACCGTGTTCCAGCGCACCGCTCAGTGGATGTTCCCGAATCCGATGTACCACGACCGGGTCGGAGACGGCGTGCGTTGGGCGATGCCGCACCTGCCGTTCTACGGGCGGTGGTACCGGTTCCTACTGCTGTGGCCGGGCGCCGACAAAGGGCTCGACGCCGCGCGGGCCGACCCGAACTACGCCGACCCGGACTACGCGGTCAGTGACATCAATGCCGTGGCCCGCATGATGTTCAGCCAGTGGATCACCAGCCAGGTCAACGACGACGAATTGTTGGGCAAGGTCATGCCCGACTACCCGGCTACCGGCAAACGAACACTACAAGACAACGGCAGCTGGTTGCAGACGCTGCAACGCGACAACGTCGAGTTGGTGCGCACCCCGATTCAGCGGATCACCCCGCACGGCGTTGTCACCGAAGACGGCTCGGCCCACGACGTCGACGTCATCGTCTACGCCACCGGCTTTCGGCACACCGATGTCTTGTGGCCGCTGAAGATCACCGGCCGCAACGGAATTGATCTGCGTGACAAGTGGGGACGGCGTCCGTATGCCTACCTGGGTGTCACGGTTCCCGAGTTCCCCAACCTATTCCTGCTCTACGGGCCTGGAACTCACCTTGCCCATGGCGGCAGCCTGATCTTCCAGTCCGAGCTGCAGATGCGTTATATAAATCTGTGTTTGGAGCGCTTGGCGGGGGAGGGCATGCATTCTCTGGAACCGACCTCCGATGCCGCCGAAGAGTGGCACCAACGGACGCAGGCCGAGATCAAGCAGATGGTGTGGTCGCATCCCGCAGTCAAACATTCGTATTTCAAGAACCCCGACGGCGAGATCCACACCGTAAGCCCCTGGCGCCTGCCCGATTACTGGTCGGCGGTGCGTACCCCCGATTGGTCCAACTTCATTCTGCGACAACGAAAGTGA
- a CDS encoding alcohol dehydrogenase catalytic domain-containing protein has protein sequence MRAVVIDGPGNIQVETRPDPVLPGPGGAIIEVTAAGICGSDLHFYEGEYPFAESVALGHEAVGTVVEVGAQVQSVSVGDSVLVSSVAGCGACPGCATDDPVMCYSGLQIFGSGALGGAQADLLAVPAADFLLRKIPEGINTEQALLLTDNLATGWAAAQRADIPYGGTVAVVGLGAVGLCSLRSAFMQGAATVFAVDRVEGRLQRAADWGATPIKAPAAEAILAATGGRGADSVIDAVATDASLNDALNAVRPGGTVSVVGVHDLQPFPLPALSCLMRSITLRMTTAPVQRTWPELIPLLQSGRLNVDGIFTATMSLDDAPKGYATANARSGDDVKVLLTP, from the coding sequence ATGCGCGCGGTAGTCATCGACGGACCCGGCAACATTCAGGTCGAGACACGCCCGGATCCGGTGCTGCCCGGCCCGGGCGGAGCGATCATCGAGGTGACCGCGGCCGGCATTTGCGGATCCGATCTCCACTTCTACGAAGGCGAGTATCCGTTCGCCGAATCGGTGGCACTCGGTCATGAGGCCGTCGGGACGGTGGTCGAGGTCGGAGCGCAGGTGCAAAGCGTCTCGGTGGGCGACTCGGTGCTGGTTTCCTCGGTGGCCGGCTGCGGGGCCTGTCCGGGCTGCGCGACCGACGACCCGGTCATGTGCTATTCGGGTCTGCAGATTTTCGGCTCCGGCGCGCTCGGCGGGGCCCAGGCGGATCTGCTTGCCGTACCGGCCGCCGACTTTCTGCTCCGCAAGATCCCCGAGGGCATCAACACCGAGCAGGCACTGCTCTTGACCGACAACCTTGCCACCGGATGGGCCGCCGCCCAGCGCGCCGACATCCCGTACGGCGGCACGGTGGCGGTGGTGGGCCTGGGAGCTGTGGGCCTGTGCTCGCTGCGGAGTGCGTTCATGCAGGGCGCCGCAACGGTTTTCGCGGTGGACCGGGTCGAGGGACGCTTGCAGCGTGCGGCCGACTGGGGCGCCACACCGATCAAGGCACCAGCGGCCGAGGCCATCCTGGCGGCCACCGGCGGCCGGGGTGCCGACTCGGTGATCGATGCCGTTGCAACGGACGCCTCACTGAACGACGCGCTCAACGCGGTGCGCCCCGGCGGTACGGTCTCTGTTGTCGGTGTCCACGACTTGCAGCCCTTTCCGCTGCCCGCCCTGTCGTGCCTGATGCGCAGCATTACACTGCGCATGACCACAGCGCCGGTGCAACGGACGTGGCCGGAGTTGATCCCGCTGCTGCAGTCGGGTCGGCTCAATGTGGACGGAATCTTCACCGCGACAATGTCTTTGGATGACGCGCCCAAAGGCTACGCCACCGCAAATGCGAGGTCCGGTGACGACGTGAAGGTTCTGCTGACACCCTGA
- a CDS encoding carbon-nitrogen hydrolase family protein, which produces MRCAAIQLEAVPADVDANLAIAERLVEHAVAEGAQTIALPEFFTTGVGFWPELAHAALPPDGKATELLQNLAQRHGVMIGGSLLIRDADCDVRNAYLLVTADGVVGRHDKDLPTMWENAFYVGGHDDGVINAGELTVGAAVCWELMRTQTVRRLRGRIDLAMTGSGWWSIPRWWPGPVFERLETRNAATAWRAAASFATYVGAPVLHAAHSGPLRCRMPWLPLGYDGRFEGGAMIVAADGAVLASRDHTTGEGVVVADVETGRQPPIANVPKGFWLHPRGALPAAVWHYQRLHGRRYYRRHVNPAFTEMR; this is translated from the coding sequence ATGCGTTGTGCCGCAATTCAGCTCGAAGCCGTGCCCGCGGACGTGGATGCCAACCTGGCCATTGCCGAGCGGCTGGTTGAGCATGCCGTGGCCGAAGGTGCGCAGACGATCGCATTGCCGGAGTTCTTCACCACCGGCGTCGGCTTCTGGCCCGAGCTCGCCCATGCCGCGCTCCCGCCGGATGGCAAGGCCACCGAGCTGTTGCAGAATCTGGCCCAGCGCCACGGCGTCATGATCGGCGGCTCGTTGCTGATCCGGGACGCCGATTGCGACGTCCGCAACGCCTACCTGCTCGTCACCGCGGACGGCGTCGTCGGCCGTCACGACAAAGACCTCCCCACGATGTGGGAGAACGCTTTCTACGTGGGCGGACACGACGACGGGGTGATCAATGCCGGCGAACTCACCGTGGGTGCGGCCGTGTGCTGGGAATTGATGCGCACCCAAACGGTGCGCCGCCTGCGCGGGCGCATCGACCTCGCAATGACCGGTTCGGGCTGGTGGTCGATTCCGCGCTGGTGGCCTGGCCCCGTCTTCGAGCGGTTGGAGACGCGCAATGCGGCAACCGCATGGCGGGCCGCCGCATCGTTCGCCACCTACGTTGGGGCACCCGTCCTGCACGCTGCGCACTCGGGGCCATTGCGCTGCCGCATGCCGTGGCTGCCACTGGGGTACGACGGCCGATTCGAGGGCGGGGCGATGATCGTCGCCGCCGACGGCGCCGTGCTGGCCTCCCGCGATCACACCACCGGGGAAGGCGTCGTCGTCGCCGATGTGGAGACCGGGCGCCAACCGCCAATCGCCAATGTTCCCAAGGGTTTCTGGCTACACCCGCGCGGTGCCCTGCCCGCGGCGGTGTGGCACTACCAGCGTTTGCACGGGCGACGCTACTACCGCCGACACGTCAACCCGGCGTTCACCGAGATGCGTTGA